A stretch of DNA from Paenibacillus albus:
CATAGTGCGATCGCCATCGGCTGTCTTTCCCGAGGAACGACTTGGTAGATGATAGCCATCGTTGTCGGCAGAATGAGACCACTGAACACGCCTTGCAAGATTCGGAAAGCGATCAAGGAGTATTCGTCCCACGCAGCCGCGCAAAGGGCGGATGACAACGTAAAGCCGATGAGAGAAACGAGGAACAGTCGTTTGTAGCTAAACCTTTCCCCAAGGTAGCCGACAACCGGCGCGATCGTGCCCATCGCCAGCATGAAACCGGTAAGCGTCCATGAATGGAGCCAAGCGTCGTATCAAAATGCTTTTGCAGCACTGGCAGTGCTACGTTGATCGTGCTGGACGCCAGTACGCAGACGAAAGAGCCGACGAATATGGCGACCATAATCGGCCAAAACCGGATGTGAGCTTGTTGATCTTGTGAATTCACTAAGCGACTCCCCCATTGTTTACATATATATCTAAATTTACATATGATCCATGCAAATGTCTATGGTGAAATTTGAACGAGAATGTTTACTTCCGCAATTCCCCGCTTACGCGATTAACTGAACCGAGAACCATTCATAAAGCTGGACCTGCGATCTCATCAGCAGCAGGGTTGCACGCACCAATAAAAAAGTTCTAACAATTACTTTGACACATAGAGTAATCTATGTTAAATTTACTCCATCAGATAGAACTATGCCTGATAGAGCACTATGTGACAGAGTACATTATCGTCATGTCATGTAGGACAGGCCTAGGATCATGATTTACAGGAGGACCTTGCATGATTCGAAGTGACATCATTCGCGGACATCTCGATGCGATCATCCTGCGGCTTATTTACGAAGAAGACCGCTATGGTTATGAGATTTCCAAGGAAATCAGCGTGCGGACGGATGACCGTTTCCAGATCAAGGAAGCAACGCTGTATGCCGTCTTCCAACGGCTCGAGCGCAAAGAGCTGATCGAATCGTATCTGGGCGACGTATCGCATGGCAGCAAGCGCCGCTATTACAAGATCACGAAGCTTGGCCGCGCGTACTTGAAAGAAACGGTTGAGGAATGGAACGAAATTAAAGAGATCGTCAATATTTTTATGGAGGGATTATAGAATGAAAAGAATTAGCACACATGTTGAGGAATGGTTCCGCGATATACCGGACAGCGAGCAGAAGCAATCCATCCAAGAAGAAATCACGCAAAACCTTGAAGAAAAAGTGTACGACCTTATGCGCGCCGGCAAGAGCGAAGAAGATGCGACTAACAAAACCATTGTGGAGTTTGGCGATATTTCGGACATCAAGCAAGAGCTCGGCGTCATGCGGGGCAAGCCTGTGATCGATACACGCAAGCGATTCGGCCTGCATTTAGGCTTCTCAATATGGGGGACATGCCTCATAATTGCTTTCTTCGTGTTCATAAACATGTACTACACGCCAAACACAATCTGGTTCGTGTACCCAGCATTCGTAGTCGCTTGGTGGCCGCTTGTCATGTTCTACAAGTGGCTCGGCTGGTAAATAAGGAGGAGCCTTATGAGAGACCACCGTGCAAACTTTGCCGTAGCTGGCAGCATCATGTCCATTGTCTTCCTACTAATCGTTAACGTTATCACCTCGCCGGATTACTTATGGTTCGTCCACCCTGCTTTCGCGCTTCTCCAGTGGCCGATCGCGATGTATTTTGCAGCGACAAGACGACTCAAGCTTTACTCGCTCGTATCGACACTGCTGCTTATTCTATATCTCATCTGGGAAAATATTATTCAAGGCGCTGGCCATCCGTGGTTCTTGTACCCCGCGCTTGCCGTCATCTGGTGGCCGATCATCATGTACGCCGGCCGTTACGCCGCGACGCTCGGCATGGCAATCATCAGCAGCATCCTCATTATCGGATCATATGGCATCCTCAACCTGCTGTTATCGCCGCACTATCCTTGGATAATTTTCGTAGCTTATGCCATCTTGTGGTGGCCGATGTCCATCTACTTCACTCGTTCGGGCAGATATTTCGACTTCTCGTTATGTGCTTCACTGCTTACAAGCGCTCTCTTCATTACCGTGAATATAATCTCGTCACCGAATGAAATCTGGGCGATCTATCCAATATTCGCTGTTATTTGGTGGCCGCTCAGCATGCATTATTATGCCAAACGTCCGCCAGTTTGATTGCCGTAAGCCCCGAATGCTACAATAGATCAGAGTTACACTACACTTTCTAACAATGGAGAACTCATCTATGCTAGCATTCACAATGAAACAAGAATACGCAAACGACCGCATCCGCGTCGTACAAGCTAAACCTTCAGACGCCGTCGATGTGATGAACCTGCTCGTAGAGACAGCACGATGGCTGCAAAGCAAAGGCTCCACGCAATGGAGCGCGCTTCTGAGCGGCGATGATCACCATAATGTGACCGGGCATATCGAGAAAGGCGAGCTCTTCATGTTCAAGGATGGCGATACGCTCGCTGGAATCGTCCTCCTTATGCAGGTTCCCGGCGAGTGGGATCACAGCCTGTGGGGACCCGATGGACATGAATCAATCGTCTACCTCCATCGCCTCGCGATTAATCGTAATTATGCAAAGCAGGGTCTAGGCGCCGACATCGTGAAATGGGCTGAGGAAGGCGTTTCTTTCCCCGGCAAAGACCGCATCCGACTCGATTGCATTGCCAACAATGAGACGCTGAACAAGTTCTACAGCGGAATTGGCTACACGTACAAAGGCACTTCACCGAGCGGCTTCTGTTTATATGAGAAAGCGTTAAAATAAAAAATCGGACCGAGATGCTCTCGGTCCGATTTTTTTCAATTAGAATGCCCAGTTGCCGCTGCGGAACAGCGGTTCAACCGAACCGTCCTCGCGCACACCGTCAATATCGAGATCAGCTGTACCAATCATGAAGTCAACATGCGTCAAGCTATTGTTGAGGCCGCGCTCCGCGAGCTCTTCCTTGCTCAGCTTAAGTCCGCCTTTGAGACAGAACGGGAAAGCGAATCCAATTGCCAGATGACAGGCTGCATTCTCATCGAACAACGTGTTATAGAACGTCAGGTTCGTATTCGAAATCGGGGAGTGGAACGGAACAAGCGCAATCTCGCCGAGATAATGCGAGCCTTCATCAGTCTCAACAAGCCCTTTGAGTGCTTCATAGCCCTGCTCTGCTGCATAGGAAGTAATCCGGCCACCCTCGAACGTGATCGAGAAGTTATCAATCAGATTGCCGTTGTAGCTGAGCGGCTTACTGCTGTATACGGTGCCGTTCACACTGCCTTTATTCGGCGAAGTGAATACTTCCTCTGTCGGCATGTTCGGAATAAACACGCTTCCTTGCTTATTCTTCGTTCCTGCGCTAACCCAGAGATGCCCTTCCGGCAAGCCAATTGAAACATCCGTACCTGACGCAGCGGAGCGATAACGCAGCTCCTTGAATCTGCTCTCGTTCAATCGCTCAGCTTTGCTGCGAAGCCCATCTGCGTGCTCGCGCCATGCAGCGATCGGATTATCCGCATCCACGCGGGTTGCCGCGAAGATCGCTTCCCAGAGGGCATTCACTTGCTCAGTCGATGACCCTAGCTCCGGGAACACCTTCTCGGCCCACTCCGGCGTCGGAACCGCGACGATGGACCATGCGCAATCATTGCTAAGCGTATATTTGCGGAAGGGTTGAAGCGCAGTCTGAGCCGGCTTCGTTACCGCGCTGATCCGAGATGCTTCGATACCACTCAGCAGATCCGGATTTTCGGCCGTAACCCATAAGAAAGCAGCTCCCTCTTCTGCCAGCTTAACGCGCCCATCCACGATCCACTCCGGGTAGAACGATAGTCCTTCCT
This window harbors:
- a CDS encoding PadR family transcriptional regulator; protein product: MIRSDIIRGHLDAIILRLIYEEDRYGYEISKEISVRTDDRFQIKEATLYAVFQRLERKELIESYLGDVSHGSKRRYYKITKLGRAYLKETVEEWNEIKEIVNIFMEGL
- a CDS encoding permease prefix domain 1-containing protein, coding for MKRISTHVEEWFRDIPDSEQKQSIQEEITQNLEEKVYDLMRAGKSEEDATNKTIVEFGDISDIKQELGVMRGKPVIDTRKRFGLHLGFSIWGTCLIIAFFVFINMYYTPNTIWFVYPAFVVAWWPLVMFYKWLGW
- a CDS encoding GNAT family N-acetyltransferase, yielding MLAFTMKQEYANDRIRVVQAKPSDAVDVMNLLVETARWLQSKGSTQWSALLSGDDHHNVTGHIEKGELFMFKDGDTLAGIVLLMQVPGEWDHSLWGPDGHESIVYLHRLAINRNYAKQGLGADIVKWAEEGVSFPGKDRIRLDCIANNETLNKFYSGIGYTYKGTSPSGFCLYEKALK
- a CDS encoding aminopeptidase; the protein is MNSFENRLAQYAALAVEVGVNIQPGQKLCIMTQVEAAPFVRLVVKHAYEIGASYVHVEWTDEQIVRTRLEKSPEEGLSFYPEWIVDGRVKLAEEGAAFLWVTAENPDLLSGIEASRISAVTKPAQTALQPFRKYTLSNDCAWSIVAVPTPEWAEKVFPELGSSTEQVNALWEAIFAATRVDADNPIAAWREHADGLRSKAERLNESRFKELRYRSAASGTDVSIGLPEGHLWVSAGTKNKQGSVFIPNMPTEEVFTSPNKGSVNGTVYSSKPLSYNGNLIDNFSITFEGGRITSYAAEQGYEALKGLVETDEGSHYLGEIALVPFHSPISNTNLTFYNTLFDENAACHLAIGFAFPFCLKGGLKLSKEELAERGLNNSLTHVDFMIGTADLDIDGVREDGSVEPLFRSGNWAF